One part of the Hydrogenobacter sp. T-2 genome encodes these proteins:
- the yidD gene encoding membrane protein insertion efficiency factor YidD, which produces MKKIVIGFLRFWQVFISPLYPPSCRYYPTCSSYAIMAVEKHGVLKGMLKAIWRVLRCNPFSKGGVDYP; this is translated from the coding sequence TTGAAGAAGATAGTTATTGGGTTTTTAAGATTTTGGCAGGTGTTTATCTCGCCTCTATACCCTCCAAGCTGTAGGTATTACCCTACCTGCTCAAGTTATGCCATAATGGCTGTGGAAAAGCATGGAGTTCTAAAGGGTATGCTAAAAGCCATTTGGAGGGTTCTAAGGTGCAACCCCTTCTCTAAAGGCGGAGTAGACTATCCCTGA
- the atpE gene encoding ATP synthase F0 subunit C yields the protein MKATLVALLTVLLPTLALAAEGEALKQGLMYMGAGLGIGLAALGTGIGMGFAIKGTQEGVARNPTAGGRLQTLMFIGLAFIETLALYALLVAIILLFVK from the coding sequence ATGAAGGCTACTTTAGTGGCACTTCTAACGGTGCTCTTGCCAACCCTTGCATTGGCAGCGGAAGGAGAGGCTCTAAAGCAGGGTCTCATGTATATGGGTGCAGGATTGGGAATTGGGCTTGCAGCTCTTGGCACAGGTATAGGCATGGGCTTTGCCATAAAAGGCACGCAGGAAGGCGTAGCCAGAAACCCAACCGCAGGTGGAAGACTTCAAACCCTCATGTTCATAGGTCTCGCCTTTATAGAAACCCTTGCCCTCTATGCTTTGCTTGTGGCAATAATCCTACTCTTTGTAAAATAA
- a CDS encoding ArsA family ATPase produces the protein MLLKRLVFFGGKGGVGKSTLSCAVALELSKREKTLLVSIDPAHSLSGIFLVEVGDQIKRLKDQLFAIEMKAEALVEDYAEKVLSTLTELLPTVRSGIKEYAKYIRHSPTAQETAILDKILDYCEEFTYVVVDSAPTGQMLRLFETFHMVSGWFDFLSQVAKERHKVERFMGREDRLPKLIEERKQKLQNLANILRERTTVFAVANEEPLSLQEAQNIRNKLKDIEVQLVINRWHYMECDCIKIPGIEKPYGFEALERLSIKPILDYLLR, from the coding sequence GTGTTGTTAAAGAGGCTTGTATTCTTTGGTGGTAAAGGAGGAGTGGGTAAAAGCACACTTTCTTGTGCGGTCGCCCTTGAGCTTTCAAAGAGGGAAAAGACCCTTTTGGTCTCCATAGACCCAGCCCATTCTCTTTCTGGCATTTTTCTGGTAGAAGTGGGAGACCAGATAAAAAGACTAAAAGACCAGCTATTTGCCATTGAAATGAAAGCGGAAGCCCTTGTTGAAGACTATGCGGAAAAGGTTTTGTCTACTCTTACTGAGCTTTTACCTACTGTAAGGTCTGGAATAAAAGAGTATGCCAAGTATATAAGACATTCTCCTACCGCTCAAGAGACCGCAATTCTTGACAAGATATTGGATTACTGTGAGGAGTTTACCTATGTGGTGGTAGACTCCGCACCCACTGGTCAGATGCTAAGGCTTTTTGAGACTTTTCACATGGTAAGTGGCTGGTTTGACTTTTTAAGCCAAGTGGCAAAGGAAAGGCACAAAGTGGAAAGGTTTATGGGAAGAGAGGACAGATTACCAAAGCTCATAGAAGAGAGAAAGCAAAAACTTCAAAACTTGGCTAACATACTAAGAGAAAGGACCACAGTTTTTGCAGTTGCCAACGAAGAGCCTCTATCTTTGCAAGAAGCCCAGAATATACGCAATAAGCTCAAGGATATAGAGGTTCAACTTGTAATTAACCGCTGGCACTATATGGAATGTGATTGTATAAAAATTCCTGGGATTGAAAAACCCTATGGCTTTGAAGCCCTTGAGAGACTCTCTATAAAGCCCATTCTGGACTACCTCCTAAGATAG
- the atpB gene encoding F0F1 ATP synthase subunit A, translating to MQELNLSHVYFGVLAMAISTGLVLMAGKPSLKPTRFQAFWEGYVRFVRGMVLENMGHEGLRYVPLIASIGLFVFFSNLLGMVPGLEAPTGNVNTNLALALIVFFLYNIEGFRLHGVGYLKHFAGPNPYLAPVFFLIEVISHLARPITLTLRLFANMKGGAMLLVVLVGLVVQNYVAMAFSPIFLIFIIAIKFLAVFIQTYIFMILSTIYLAGAVAHEEH from the coding sequence ATGCAAGAGCTAAACCTAAGCCATGTATACTTTGGCGTGCTGGCGATGGCAATTTCCACAGGTCTTGTGCTAATGGCAGGCAAGCCATCCCTAAAACCCACAAGGTTTCAAGCCTTTTGGGAAGGCTATGTGCGATTTGTTAGAGGTATGGTTCTTGAAAACATGGGACACGAAGGTCTTAGGTATGTGCCACTCATAGCAAGCATAGGGCTCTTCGTGTTCTTTTCCAATCTCCTTGGTATGGTTCCCGGGCTTGAGGCTCCAACGGGTAATGTGAACACAAACTTGGCATTGGCTCTTATAGTCTTTTTCCTATACAACATAGAGGGTTTTAGGCTACACGGCGTAGGATACCTTAAGCACTTTGCGGGTCCAAACCCATACCTTGCACCTGTCTTCTTCCTTATAGAGGTAATCTCTCACCTTGCCAGACCCATAACGCTCACCCTCAGGCTTTTTGCCAATATGAAGGGTGGTGCAATGCTTCTTGTGGTGCTTGTAGGGCTTGTGGTTCAAAACTACGTGGCTATGGCTTTCTCTCCTATATTTTTAATATTCATCATAGCTATAAAGTTTCTTGCGGTCTTTATACAGACCTACATTTTTATGATACTTTCTACCATATACCTTGCAGGTGCGGTAGCTCATGAAGAACACTGA
- the rpmH gene encoding 50S ribosomal protein L34, with the protein MATQRNITRISNLKRKRKSGFLARMETKSGRAIIKRRRQKGRKRLAP; encoded by the coding sequence ATGGCAACACAGAGAAATATAACTCGTATTTCAAACCTAAAGCGTAAACGCAAAAGCGGTTTTCTCGCTCGGATGGAAACAAAAAGCGGAAGAGCCATAATCAAGAGGAGAAGGCAGAAGGGAAGAAAAAGGTTAGCACCTTGA
- a CDS encoding cation-translocating P-type ATPase yields MHNKSTEATLKELKTGLEGLSEEEAKSRLASYGYNLLKEEKESKLRVFIRQFTSPFVLILLTAGFIALFLGDLKDALVVYGILLANGILGFYQELKAMASIEALRSLTALKVKVIRDGVEREIDSKELVPGDLVLLSEGDVVPADIRLIESVGLMVDEAMLTGESLPVEKEAGVVLQADTPLHARSNCLYKGTTVVRGKALGVVFATGRNTELGKIAQRVQEKSPESPLTRALGTFGKRWILFLLVFLSLLVVIGILQGRDSKTIVFFAIAQLVSAVPEGLPIVVTIALVVGAVRLSREKVLVKYLPAVETLGSATYICSDKTGTITLGRLKVSQYEAYDRKRLFLCSALCNDADAVKGDPLEIALLQWLEEERVNWEALRKTYERLWEHPFDTKRRLMAVVVSDGSGGFDFYVKGALESLVGMCREECPEEVWEIHDKMAQEGLRVLAFGYAKLERIPEHVDEAKIKIVGLVGFMDPPKEGVKEAVETAKRAGIRVIMITGDNLLTAKAIGRMVGIYQDKDLAIEGKEMQRYSDEELYNILKRVSIVARATPEDKYRIVRVLQSRGEIVAVTGDGANDAPALRVADLGIAMGSGSQAAKDAAKMVIVDNNLAIIVNAIKRGRLIAKNISKVIRYLLSANSFQIFYNSFAIITGLPLPLYPTQILWINLVTDGVQDKAYPFTKYEGDPMKEKPKNPIEVFMGREQLITLLYNGLLMAITHYMLFVYLLKTYPYEIALTISFTSAVASQWAVGVQEVSEKPFFRNPVEHIKLNPYVYLGIFIGTLLQLSAITFLADYFHAVSLSLEHIPYVVLLPVFTFFGIELRKWFVYLRR; encoded by the coding sequence ATGCATAACAAAAGTACTGAAGCCACTCTAAAAGAGCTAAAAACTGGGTTGGAGGGTCTAAGCGAAGAGGAAGCAAAAAGCAGGCTTGCCTCCTACGGTTATAACCTACTCAAGGAAGAAAAGGAAAGTAAGCTAAGAGTCTTTATTAGGCAGTTTACAAGCCCCTTTGTGCTTATACTTTTGACAGCAGGATTTATAGCACTTTTCCTTGGAGACCTCAAGGATGCTCTTGTTGTGTATGGAATTTTGTTGGCAAACGGGATTCTGGGTTTCTATCAAGAGCTAAAAGCTATGGCTTCCATAGAAGCCCTGAGGTCTCTAACAGCTCTAAAGGTTAAGGTCATAAGAGATGGTGTGGAAAGGGAGATAGACAGCAAGGAGCTTGTGCCTGGAGACCTCGTTTTACTTAGTGAAGGAGATGTTGTTCCTGCGGACATAAGACTCATAGAAAGTGTTGGGCTTATGGTGGACGAGGCTATGCTCACAGGTGAATCCCTACCGGTGGAAAAAGAGGCAGGTGTTGTATTGCAAGCGGATACACCTTTGCATGCTCGTAGTAATTGCCTATACAAGGGCACTACTGTGGTAAGAGGAAAGGCTCTTGGTGTGGTCTTTGCCACAGGTAGAAACACAGAGCTTGGCAAGATAGCCCAGAGGGTGCAGGAGAAATCTCCAGAAAGTCCCTTAACGAGAGCTCTTGGCACTTTTGGGAAAAGGTGGATACTTTTCTTGCTTGTATTCCTTTCCCTGCTGGTAGTCATTGGAATCCTTCAAGGAAGAGACTCAAAAACAATAGTCTTTTTTGCCATAGCACAGCTCGTTTCTGCAGTCCCCGAAGGACTTCCCATAGTGGTAACCATAGCCCTCGTGGTAGGTGCGGTCAGGCTATCAAGGGAAAAGGTGCTTGTAAAATACCTGCCTGCGGTAGAAACCTTGGGAAGTGCCACTTACATATGCTCCGACAAAACTGGAACTATCACACTTGGCAGGCTAAAAGTTAGCCAGTATGAAGCCTACGATAGAAAAAGACTATTTCTTTGCTCTGCCCTTTGCAACGATGCGGACGCTGTTAAAGGAGACCCCCTTGAGATAGCCCTCTTGCAGTGGTTAGAGGAAGAAAGGGTAAACTGGGAAGCTCTTAGAAAGACCTACGAAAGATTGTGGGAACACCCATTTGATACAAAAAGGAGGCTTATGGCTGTGGTGGTTTCCGACGGGTCTGGTGGTTTTGACTTTTATGTGAAGGGTGCGTTAGAAAGTCTTGTGGGTATGTGCAGGGAGGAATGCCCTGAGGAAGTTTGGGAAATACATGACAAAATGGCTCAGGAGGGTTTGAGAGTCTTAGCCTTTGGATATGCAAAGTTAGAGAGAATTCCAGAACATGTGGACGAGGCAAAGATAAAAATAGTGGGACTTGTGGGCTTTATGGACCCTCCAAAGGAAGGAGTAAAGGAGGCGGTAGAGACCGCAAAAAGGGCAGGCATAAGGGTGATAATGATAACAGGAGACAACCTTTTGACCGCAAAGGCTATAGGGAGGATGGTGGGAATATACCAAGACAAGGACTTAGCCATAGAGGGAAAGGAAATGCAAAGATATAGCGATGAGGAGCTCTACAACATACTCAAAAGGGTGAGCATAGTGGCAAGGGCTACGCCAGAAGACAAATACAGAATAGTAAGGGTTTTACAGTCAAGGGGTGAGATAGTGGCGGTAACTGGAGATGGAGCAAACGATGCACCCGCTTTAAGGGTGGCAGACCTTGGTATAGCCATGGGTTCTGGCTCTCAAGCGGCAAAGGACGCCGCCAAGATGGTAATAGTGGACAACAACCTCGCCATAATAGTCAACGCCATAAAAAGAGGCAGGCTCATAGCCAAAAACATCTCAAAGGTCATAAGGTATCTCCTTTCTGCCAACTCCTTTCAGATTTTCTACAACTCCTTCGCCATAATCACAGGACTACCTTTACCCTTATATCCTACCCAAATACTTTGGATAAACTTGGTAACCGACGGAGTCCAAGACAAGGCTTATCCTTTTACCAAATACGAAGGAGACCCTATGAAGGAAAAGCCAAAGAACCCTATAGAGGTCTTTATGGGCAGGGAACAGCTCATTACCTTGCTTTACAACGGGCTTTTGATGGCGATTACACATTATATGCTTTTTGTCTATCTTCTAAAAACTTATCCCTATGAAATAGCACTCACCATTAGCTTTACCTCTGCGGTAGCAAGCCAGTGGGCGGTAGGTGTACAAGAGGTAAGCGAGAAACCCTTCTTTAGAAACCCAGTGGAACATATAAAGCTCAACCCATACGTCTATCTTGGCATATTCATAGGAACTCTACTTCAACTTTCTGCCATAACCTTTCTTGCGGATTACTTCCATGCGGTCAGCCTATCTCTTGAGCATATACCCTATGTGGTCCTTCTTCCAGTCTTTACCTTCTTTGGAATAGAGCTTAGGAAGTGGTTTGTCTATCTTAGGAGGTAG
- the rfaD gene encoding ADP-glyceromanno-heptose 6-epimerase, translating into MRFLVTGGAGFIGSNLGKALEKKYPKARVYVLDDFSSGHFKNLIGFRGEVITADLSKRDLWEWLKGNFHFDVVFHQGAITDTTIQDQRRMMEVNADSLRYILDACLYWKAKLIYASSAGVYGNSEPPMKEEEGLEPENIYGFSKLTMDRIAINSLEEHPEIQVVGLRYFNVYGPGEHYKGKTASMIYQLYRQMKEGKRPRLFKWGEQKRDFVYIEDVIRANLLAFEGNVSGVFNVATGVPRSFNEIVDTLNRYLGTNYEVEYFDCPYDFYQNFTQADLSKAKEFLGYEPLYGLEEGIREYLEKLGESPRA; encoded by the coding sequence ATGAGGTTTTTAGTCACAGGTGGTGCAGGCTTTATTGGTTCAAACTTGGGAAAAGCCTTAGAGAAAAAGTATCCTAAGGCAAGGGTGTATGTGCTTGATGACTTTTCCTCGGGGCACTTTAAAAACCTTATAGGTTTTCGTGGTGAGGTCATTACCGCAGACCTTTCAAAAAGAGACCTTTGGGAGTGGCTAAAGGGTAATTTTCATTTTGATGTGGTATTCCATCAGGGTGCTATTACAGACACTACCATACAAGACCAAAGGAGGATGATGGAGGTAAATGCAGACAGTTTAAGGTATATCCTTGATGCTTGTCTGTATTGGAAGGCTAAGCTAATTTATGCCTCATCCGCAGGAGTATATGGCAACAGCGAGCCACCTATGAAGGAAGAAGAGGGGCTTGAGCCAGAAAACATATATGGCTTTTCCAAGCTAACTATGGACAGGATAGCTATTAACTCCTTGGAGGAGCATCCAGAAATTCAAGTGGTGGGTCTTAGATACTTTAATGTCTATGGACCTGGGGAACACTACAAGGGCAAGACCGCAAGCATGATATACCAGCTATACAGACAAATGAAAGAGGGAAAGCGTCCAAGACTTTTCAAGTGGGGAGAGCAGAAAAGGGATTTTGTCTATATAGAAGATGTGATAAGGGCAAACCTCTTGGCTTTTGAGGGAAATGTTTCTGGCGTGTTTAATGTGGCTACTGGCGTGCCAAGAAGTTTTAATGAGATAGTGGACACACTCAACAGATATCTTGGGACAAACTACGAGGTGGAATACTTTGACTGTCCCTATGACTTTTATCAAAACTTCACTCAAGCAGACCTTTCAAAGGCAAAAGAGTTTTTGGGCTACGAGCCTTTATATGGCTTAGAAGAGGGTATAAGGGAATACCTTGAAAAACTGGGAGAAAGTCCTCGGGCTTGA
- the yidC gene encoding membrane protein insertase YidC, whose amino-acid sequence MERKDLDLRGLLIIFVVMTLFLFAYQAYLIFFTPQPAPQTQEKIEEKPQNVPSLLLGTKREAQKPQALKTFDFEKFTLTLAEEGARVVKLVDKRYKKDLITEEEKRLHIYPLEVFTGDPEVDTLLNFSPYEITSEGDRIIATLKGETFELKKILEYKGDYFTLKLESKGLPSLFVNSGMRVKEDDFFTHSGPVFKIGDKVERLEPKKIEGRELITGDIRFAGEESRYYFKGFAGSINAVAVYRLQERETITLVNAKDELIFYAGAKEYSRLRGIGLSDVIDFGTLRLIVKPLFVFMYWIYEHLHSWVFSIVALTLIIRLLMFPLTYKSTVAMSKMAELAPKMQELKEKYKNDPAKFQEEMMKLYSEVGFNPMSGCLPILLQIPVFFALYKVLTITTDLQLASFLWAPSLAEKDPYYILPILMGATMIAQQFISPSPEKSQNYIMIIVSVVFTFLFASFPAGLVIYWTLNNIFNLGQTYIIKKLTFKDKPSQPQKKKGKKK is encoded by the coding sequence ATGGAAAGGAAAGACCTTGACCTGAGAGGACTTCTCATAATCTTTGTGGTTATGACACTCTTTCTCTTTGCCTATCAGGCATATCTTATCTTTTTTACTCCTCAACCCGCACCCCAAACACAAGAAAAGATAGAAGAAAAGCCTCAAAATGTGCCATCTCTCCTTCTTGGCACTAAAAGAGAAGCTCAAAAGCCACAGGCTCTCAAGACCTTTGACTTTGAAAAGTTTACCCTCACGCTTGCTGAGGAAGGTGCTCGTGTTGTAAAACTTGTGGATAAAAGGTATAAAAAGGACTTGATAACAGAGGAGGAAAAAAGACTTCACATATACCCCCTTGAAGTCTTTACTGGAGACCCAGAGGTTGACACTTTGCTAAATTTCTCTCCCTATGAGATAACTTCAGAAGGCGATAGGATAATTGCCACTCTAAAAGGTGAGACCTTTGAACTTAAGAAAATTCTTGAGTATAAGGGTGATTACTTTACTCTTAAACTGGAAAGCAAGGGACTACCTTCCCTTTTTGTCAACTCTGGCATGCGTGTAAAGGAGGATGACTTCTTTACTCACTCTGGTCCCGTATTTAAGATAGGTGATAAGGTAGAAAGGCTTGAACCCAAGAAGATAGAAGGTAGAGAGCTTATAACGGGAGACATAAGGTTTGCTGGAGAGGAGAGCAGGTATTACTTTAAGGGTTTTGCTGGAAGCATAAATGCGGTTGCGGTTTATAGACTACAGGAACGAGAGACTATAACCTTAGTCAACGCCAAGGATGAGCTTATCTTCTATGCAGGAGCAAAGGAGTATTCAAGGCTGAGAGGTATTGGGCTTTCTGATGTGATAGACTTTGGCACTCTTAGGCTTATTGTTAAGCCACTCTTTGTGTTTATGTATTGGATATACGAGCATCTTCACTCTTGGGTTTTTTCCATAGTTGCACTAACTCTGATAATAAGACTTTTGATGTTCCCTCTTACCTACAAAAGCACCGTAGCTATGAGTAAGATGGCGGAGCTTGCACCTAAGATGCAAGAGTTAAAAGAAAAATACAAAAACGACCCTGCAAAATTCCAAGAAGAGATGATGAAGCTATACAGTGAGGTGGGCTTTAATCCCATGTCAGGATGTCTTCCTATTCTTCTTCAAATACCTGTCTTTTTTGCTCTCTATAAGGTTCTTACCATAACCACAGACCTTCAGCTTGCAAGTTTTCTCTGGGCTCCAAGCCTTGCAGAAAAGGACCCATACTACATCTTACCTATACTTATGGGTGCTACCATGATAGCACAGCAGTTTATTAGTCCAAGTCCAGAGAAATCGCAAAACTACATAATGATAATAGTCTCTGTGGTCTTTACCTTTCTCTTTGCCAGCTTTCCTGCAGGACTTGTCATATACTGGACGCTTAACAACATATTCAACCTCGGGCAGACTTACATAATAAAGAAGCTCACCTTTAAGGATAAACCCTCACAACCTCAGAAGAAGAAAGGAAAGAAAAAATGA